The Armatimonadota bacterium genome window below encodes:
- the dapA gene encoding 4-hydroxy-tetrahydrodipicolinate synthase produces MAQFGHVITAMATPFDREGRVDYERAAELARRLTDHGSESLVVAGTTGESPTLSDQEKVELFRTVKQAVGERAKVIAGTGTYDTAHSIHLSREAERAGADGLLLVNPYYNRPSQEGLYAHFRTVAESTALPVILYNIPGRTGVNCLPETVARLAQVPNIVAIKEASGSLDQASEVRKRTPPHFLLYSGDDSLTLPMLAVGGVGVVSVASHLVGEEIGQMIRAFLAGEVRRALEIHLRLWPLFKVLFITTNPVPLKAALRLAGFDVGAPRLPLVEATPREQEQIRGVLQDLALLPVAA; encoded by the coding sequence ATGGCGCAGTTCGGGCACGTGATCACGGCCATGGCCACTCCCTTTGACCGGGAGGGCCGGGTGGACTACGAGCGGGCCGCCGAGCTGGCCCGCCGCCTGACAGATCATGGGTCGGAGAGCCTGGTGGTGGCGGGAACCACGGGGGAGTCGCCGACTCTCTCCGACCAGGAGAAGGTGGAGCTGTTCCGCACGGTCAAACAGGCCGTGGGGGAACGGGCGAAGGTGATCGCCGGAACCGGCACCTACGACACCGCCCACTCCATCCACCTCTCCCGGGAGGCAGAGCGGGCCGGGGCAGATGGCCTGCTGCTGGTCAACCCCTACTATAACCGGCCCTCGCAAGAGGGGCTCTACGCCCACTTCCGCACGGTCGCCGAGTCCACGGCACTGCCGGTTATCCTCTACAACATCCCCGGGCGCACGGGGGTGAACTGCCTTCCGGAGACGGTGGCCCGTCTGGCCCAGGTCCCCAACATTGTGGCGATCAAGGAGGCCAGCGGCAGCCTGGACCAGGCCTCCGAGGTGCGCAAGCGCACCCCGCCCCACTTCCTCCTCTACTCGGGGGACGACAGCCTCACCCTGCCCATGCTGGCGGTGGGCGGGGTGGGGGTGGTCAGCGTGGCCAGCCACCTAGTGGGAGAGGAGATCGGCCAGATGATCCGCGCCTTCCTCGCCGGAGAAGTGCGCCGGGCACTGGAGATCCACCTGCGGCTGTGGCCGCTCTTTAAGGTACTCTTCATCACCACCAATCCCGTGCCGCTCAAGGCCGCGTTGCGCCTGGCCGGATTCGACGTGGGCGCCCCGCGGCTGCCTCTGGTGGAGGCAACGCCCAGGGAGCAGGAGCAGATCCGGGGCGTGCTGCAGGACCTGGCCCTGTTGCCGGTGGCTGCCTGA
- a CDS encoding pitrilysin family protein, with amino-acid sequence MGEAMATVGEAIEHTVLSNGIQVLTERMPQVRTAAMGIWIGAGSRSEEDAEAGISHFLEHMFFKGTHTRTALEIAQAADAIGAQLNAFTDREATVLYAKALAPHLPQVCELMADMLLRAALDPEALERERQVILEELKMYEDSPDELVQDLFAQTIWNGHPLGRPVIGYVETVRRLAREDFLSYRERRYRPNNVLVAVAGDVTHAQVVEMVSAALGGWEGAAPPLPLEPPVARPDIALRPKETEQVHLTLGARGLPAADDGRHVLAILDNILGGGMSSRLFQEIREKRGLVYTITSYHTAYREGGLLVIYGAMSPSAAPEVTTLILQEIEKIKDGISPAELQRAKESYKGAVMLSLESTGSRMSRLARSQIYYGRQISLDEFLARIDAVTTEQVQAMAQEVLVPQRMAMAAIGPFRNDGRLAAALQEAFRAESTATT; translated from the coding sequence ATGGGTGAGGCCATGGCTACGGTCGGCGAGGCGATCGAGCACACGGTGCTGTCCAACGGCATCCAGGTCCTCACGGAGCGGATGCCCCAGGTGCGCACGGCCGCCATGGGAATCTGGATCGGCGCCGGCTCCCGCTCCGAGGAGGACGCGGAGGCGGGCATCTCTCACTTCCTGGAGCACATGTTTTTCAAGGGTACGCACACCCGCACCGCGCTGGAGATCGCCCAGGCCGCCGACGCCATCGGGGCCCAACTGAACGCCTTCACCGACCGCGAGGCCACCGTGCTCTACGCCAAGGCGCTGGCGCCGCACCTGCCGCAGGTGTGTGAGCTGATGGCGGACATGCTGCTGCGTGCGGCGCTGGACCCGGAGGCGCTGGAGCGGGAGCGTCAGGTGATCCTGGAAGAGCTCAAGATGTACGAGGATTCGCCCGACGAGCTGGTGCAGGACCTCTTCGCCCAGACCATCTGGAACGGCCATCCCCTGGGGCGGCCGGTGATCGGCTACGTGGAGACGGTGCGCCGCCTGGCGCGGGAGGACTTCCTTTCCTACCGAGAGCGCCGCTACCGTCCTAACAACGTCCTGGTCGCCGTGGCCGGGGACGTCACCCACGCCCAGGTGGTGGAGATGGTGTCCGCCGCGCTGGGCGGGTGGGAGGGCGCGGCGCCGCCCCTGCCTCTGGAGCCGCCCGTGGCCCGGCCGGACATCGCCCTGCGCCCCAAGGAGACCGAGCAGGTGCACCTGACGCTGGGAGCGCGGGGCTTGCCGGCGGCCGACGACGGGCGGCACGTCCTGGCCATCCTGGACAACATTCTAGGCGGGGGAATGAGTAGCCGTCTCTTCCAGGAGATCCGGGAGAAGCGCGGCCTGGTCTACACCATCACCTCCTACCACACCGCCTACCGGGAGGGCGGCCTTCTGGTCATCTACGGGGCGATGAGCCCCTCCGCCGCGCCCGAGGTCACCACGCTCATCCTCCAGGAGATCGAGAAGATCAAAGACGGGATCTCTCCGGCGGAGCTCCAGAGGGCCAAGGAATCGTACAAGGGGGCGGTGATGCTCTCCCTGGAGTCGACCGGCAGCCGGATGTCCCGCCTGGCCCGCTCCCAGATCTACTACGGGCGGCAGATCTCCCTGGACGAGTTCCTGGCGCGTATCGACGCCGTCACAACCGAGCAGGTGCAGGCCATGGCCCAAGAGGTCCTGGTGCCCCAGCGCATGGCGATGGCGGCCATCGGCCCCTTCCGCAACGACGGCCGCCTGGCGGCCGCCCTGCAGGAGGCCTTCCGCGCTGAGAGCACCGCCACCACCTAA
- a CDS encoding uracil-DNA glycosylase, translating into MGASAAPGASRTRARVQDQARALAALHREIQNCARCPLWRTRTNAVPGEGPAGAEVMIVGEAPGRQEDAEGRPFVGAAGRVLDGLLEAAGLQREEVYITNVVKSHPTDRRGGPNRAPRRSEVAACLPWLRQQLAIIRPRLVVTLGTHALQAFRPGEKIARVHGRPFQAEGFTILPLYHPAVALYGLRPEVLRRDIRQVRRLLALKAAEETTANR; encoded by the coding sequence ATGGGTGCGTCCGCAGCCCCCGGGGCCAGCAGGACCCGGGCGCGAGTGCAGGACCAGGCGCGGGCGCTGGCGGCCCTGCACCGGGAAATCCAGAACTGCGCCCGCTGTCCGCTGTGGCGCACCCGGACCAACGCCGTCCCCGGCGAGGGACCAGCAGGGGCCGAGGTCATGATCGTGGGCGAAGCCCCCGGGCGGCAGGAGGACGCGGAGGGCCGGCCCTTCGTCGGTGCCGCCGGGAGGGTGCTTGACGGCCTGCTGGAGGCAGCGGGCCTGCAGCGGGAGGAAGTTTACATCACCAACGTGGTCAAGTCGCACCCCACCGACCGCCGCGGCGGGCCCAACCGCGCGCCCCGGCGCAGCGAGGTCGCCGCTTGCCTCCCCTGGCTGCGGCAGCAGCTGGCCATCATCCGGCCGCGGCTGGTGGTAACGCTGGGGACGCATGCGCTGCAGGCCTTCCGGCCCGGGGAAAAGATCGCCCGGGTGCACGGCCGGCCGTTTCAGGCAGAAGGATTCACCATCCTGCCGCTGTACCATCCCGCGGTAGCGCTCTACGGGTTGCGGCCGGAAGTGCTGCGGCGGGACATCCGCCAGGTCCGCCGCCTCCTGGCTCTCAAGGCTGCGGAGGAGACAACGGCCAACAGGTAG
- a CDS encoding DNA translocase FtsK — translation MAKRRRRAPPRRAGTGLLLLVGALILALSFLPRATGVALLLGRWQRLILGQAAAALPVALLLGGMALVAARGRVRVTPRAQGLLLAGLAAAAAAHGRVPPGSEFAAGRAGQGTGLLGAALVWAGRALVGVAGTWALVVLLAGVALLRFFQVSPARLVEVLFRAAEGGARALRRGGRRAVRMGWATIRDAAASAASTGRRAFTRAGHGLVHARKGVSRWLQASRPALREAAPAPASPPLLEAGGPPAASTGPLPQEAPVAPAPVPAGVAAGGGEEAQTPPTARRRRARERVVQESLLPEPAASYELPPLALLGELPRSARGQRADPAETARALEQTLASFLVEAKVVHWEQGPVVTRFEVQPAPGVKVQRIASLTSDIALHLAAPSVRIEAPIPGKSAVGIEVPNQKSSLVHIKEILSSPVFQTAKGSLVMALGKDLAGHPIVADLTEMPHLLIAGATGSGKSVALNAIIASFLFRYTPHHVRFVMIDPKRIEMTNYNEVPHLLVPVVTNPRAAAGALREMLRVMEERFTRFAEAGVRNIQAYNALGDVAPLPFIVIVIDELADLMMVAPADFEDVIVRLAQMTRATGIHLVVATQRPSVDVITGLIKANIPSRIAFAVSSQVDSRTIIDGPGAEKLLGRGDMLFLPMGAARPVRAQGSFIADAEIQALVDWWRGQGRPVFDQTLVTAGQMGAAGEGRADDARLAEAARLVVRAGYGSVSLLQRKMRIGYVTAARLIDELETRGIVGPARGSSPREVLVGLEALERLLRDHSPAPEPP, via the coding sequence ATGGCGAAGCGTCGCAGAAGGGCTCCCCCTCGCCGCGCCGGCACCGGGCTGCTGCTGTTGGTTGGGGCTCTGATCCTTGCCCTCAGCTTCCTTCCCCGGGCCACCGGCGTCGCCCTCCTGCTGGGCCGGTGGCAGCGGCTCATTCTGGGGCAGGCCGCGGCAGCGCTGCCCGTCGCGCTGCTTCTGGGAGGGATGGCGCTTGTGGCCGCTCGCGGGCGGGTGCGCGTCACCCCTCGGGCGCAGGGGCTGCTGCTCGCCGGCTTGGCCGCCGCCGCCGCTGCTCACGGCCGGGTGCCCCCTGGCTCGGAGTTCGCAGCGGGGCGCGCGGGGCAGGGGACGGGGCTGCTGGGTGCGGCCCTGGTGTGGGCGGGGCGCGCCCTGGTGGGCGTTGCCGGGACCTGGGCGCTGGTCGTGCTGCTGGCCGGAGTTGCCCTCCTGCGGTTCTTCCAGGTGTCCCCGGCCCGGCTGGTTGAAGTGCTCTTCAGGGCGGCAGAGGGAGGGGCGCGCGCGCTGCGCCGCGGCGGACGGCGGGCCGTCCGAATGGGGTGGGCGACTATCCGCGACGCCGCCGCATCCGCCGCCTCCACAGGCCGCCGGGCGTTCACTAGGGCTGGCCACGGGCTGGTCCACGCCCGAAAGGGTGTCTCCCGCTGGCTACAGGCCTCCCGGCCGGCACTGAGGGAAGCAGCCCCTGCTCCTGCGTCTCCTCCTCTTCTGGAAGCCGGAGGTCCACCGGCTGCATCCACCGGACCGCTCCCGCAGGAGGCGCCCGTCGCCCCTGCGCCCGTGCCCGCCGGAGTGGCCGCCGGGGGCGGAGAGGAGGCGCAGACCCCGCCGACGGCGCGGCGGAGACGCGCCAGGGAACGGGTGGTCCAGGAGTCACTGCTGCCCGAGCCGGCGGCCAGCTACGAGCTGCCGCCACTGGCGCTGCTGGGCGAGCTGCCCAGGAGTGCCCGCGGCCAGCGCGCCGACCCCGCAGAGACGGCGCGGGCACTGGAGCAGACGCTGGCCAGTTTTCTCGTGGAGGCAAAGGTCGTGCACTGGGAGCAGGGGCCGGTGGTCACACGCTTCGAGGTGCAGCCGGCGCCGGGGGTGAAAGTGCAGCGCATCGCCAGCCTGACCAGCGACATCGCCCTGCACCTGGCGGCCCCCAGCGTGCGCATCGAGGCGCCCATCCCGGGCAAGTCTGCGGTGGGCATCGAGGTCCCCAACCAGAAGAGCAGCCTGGTGCACATCAAGGAGATCCTCTCCTCTCCGGTCTTCCAGACGGCCAAGGGATCGCTGGTCATGGCGCTGGGCAAGGACCTCGCCGGTCACCCCATCGTGGCCGACCTGACGGAGATGCCGCACCTGCTCATCGCCGGAGCGACCGGCTCGGGCAAGTCCGTGGCCCTCAACGCCATCATCGCCAGCTTCCTCTTTCGCTATACTCCGCACCACGTACGCTTTGTTATGATCGACCCCAAGCGGATCGAGATGACCAACTACAACGAGGTCCCGCACCTCCTGGTCCCCGTGGTAACCAACCCGCGGGCCGCCGCCGGGGCGCTGCGGGAGATGCTGCGGGTCATGGAGGAGCGGTTCACCCGCTTCGCCGAGGCCGGGGTGCGCAACATCCAGGCCTACAACGCCCTGGGCGACGTGGCCCCACTCCCCTTCATCGTTATCGTCATCGACGAGCTGGCCGATCTGATGATGGTAGCCCCGGCGGACTTTGAAGACGTGATCGTCCGCCTGGCGCAGATGACGCGGGCCACCGGCATCCACCTGGTGGTGGCCACGCAGCGTCCCTCCGTGGACGTGATCACCGGGCTGATCAAAGCCAACATCCCCTCGCGCATCGCCTTTGCGGTGAGCAGCCAGGTGGACAGCCGCACCATCATCGACGGCCCGGGGGCGGAGAAGCTGCTGGGCCGGGGAGACATGCTCTTCCTGCCCATGGGGGCGGCGCGTCCCGTGCGCGCCCAGGGCTCCTTCATCGCCGACGCCGAGATCCAGGCTCTGGTGGACTGGTGGCGCGGACAGGGCCGGCCCGTCTTCGACCAGACCCTGGTGACGGCGGGGCAGATGGGCGCGGCGGGGGAGGGGAGAGCGGATGATGCACGCCTGGCAGAGGCTGCGCGCCTCGTGGTCCGCGCAGGCTACGGCTCGGTCTCCCTGCTGCAGCGGAAGATGCGCATCGGCTACGTCACCGCGGCACGGCTGATCGACGAGCTGGAGACGCGCGGCATCGTAGGGCCGGCCCGGGGGAGCAGCCCGCGCGAGGTGCTGGTGGGCCTGGAGGCGCTGGAGCGCCTCCTGCGGGACCACTCCCCCGCCCCTGAACCTCCGTAG
- a CDS encoding undecaprenyl-diphosphate phosphatase, producing the protein MMQMIILGIVQGLTEFLPVSSSAHLVFTEHFLGIPRPGVLLEAVLHLGTALAAAVLFWPDLQRIWRAFLGRGPAGAAGSAAASPQGQPRHTGGAGPGAGRQRERDPYLRVGWLLLLATAITGVIGLAFAGPLERMFHSVRGTAIQLLLTGVILALARERGGLAMSQMTIRTAAAVGLAQGISIVPGISRSGITIAVAMWTGLTREEAARFSFLAAIPAISAAGLFSLRDFPAAAGLGYTPGQLVVGFAVSAVFGAAAIRWLLQVVRRGRLAAFAAYCWAVGLAVLLSTFR; encoded by the coding sequence ATGATGCAGATGATCATCCTCGGGATCGTCCAGGGCCTCACCGAGTTCCTGCCGGTCAGCAGTTCCGCCCACCTGGTCTTCACCGAGCACTTTCTGGGGATCCCGCGGCCCGGCGTGCTCCTGGAAGCGGTGCTGCACCTGGGCACGGCACTGGCGGCCGCCGTCCTCTTCTGGCCCGACCTGCAGCGGATCTGGCGGGCGTTCCTGGGGCGGGGTCCAGCGGGTGCCGCAGGCAGCGCCGCCGCGTCCCCGCAGGGACAGCCGCGGCACACAGGTGGGGCGGGCCCTGGGGCGGGCCGGCAGAGGGAGCGGGATCCGTACCTGCGGGTGGGCTGGCTGCTCCTCCTGGCCACGGCCATCACCGGGGTCATCGGCCTGGCCTTCGCCGGGCCGCTTGAGCGCATGTTCCACTCGGTCCGCGGCACGGCGATCCAGCTCCTTCTCACCGGGGTGATACTGGCGCTGGCCCGGGAGCGCGGCGGACTGGCGATGTCCCAGATGACGATCCGAACCGCGGCCGCCGTGGGCTTGGCCCAGGGGATCTCCATCGTGCCGGGGATCTCCCGCTCCGGAATCACCATCGCGGTTGCCATGTGGACGGGGCTGACCCGAGAGGAGGCGGCCCGCTTCTCCTTTCTGGCGGCCATCCCGGCGATCTCTGCTGCCGGCCTGTTCTCCCTGCGGGACTTCCCCGCCGCCGCCGGGCTGGGATACACCCCGGGCCAGCTGGTGGTGGGCTTTGCCGTCTCCGCCGTCTTTGGGGCTGCAGCCATACGCTGGCTGCTCCAGGTCGTCCGGCGTGGCCGTCTGGCGGCCTTCGCCGCTTACTGCTGGGCGGTGGGACTGGCCGTCCTCCTGAGCACCTTCCGCTGA
- the dapB gene encoding 4-hydroxy-tetrahydrodipicolinate reductase, whose protein sequence is MDPIRVIVSGAAGRMGRATVRALSAQADLRVVGALGRSRGLGEDAGVVAGIGALGVIIGADPDRLLAGTPADVLVEFAPGESAALHARAAVAHGVRPVVGATGLPPEAVEDLTALCARHSLGAVIAPNFALGAVLMMHFSQKAARHFPHAEVIELHHDRKRDAPSGTAAKTAQMIAQARGEPPPPKVQEEEAVVGSRGGTVSGVRVHSIRLPGLIAHQEVIFGGAGQLLTIRHDSFSEESFMPGLLLAVRRVMELRGLVYGLEHLLDL, encoded by the coding sequence GTGGATCCGATCCGGGTGATTGTCAGCGGCGCGGCCGGCAGGATGGGCCGTGCGACGGTGCGCGCCCTGAGCGCACAGGCCGATCTGCGGGTGGTCGGCGCGCTGGGACGCTCTCGCGGCCTGGGTGAGGACGCCGGGGTGGTGGCGGGGATAGGAGCCCTGGGGGTAATCATCGGCGCCGACCCAGACCGCCTGCTGGCCGGAACGCCGGCGGACGTCCTGGTGGAGTTCGCGCCGGGAGAGAGTGCGGCCCTTCACGCCCGCGCCGCGGTGGCCCACGGTGTGCGGCCGGTGGTAGGGGCTACCGGGTTGCCACCGGAGGCCGTAGAGGACCTCACCGCCCTCTGCGCGCGCCACAGCCTGGGCGCGGTGATAGCGCCCAACTTCGCCCTGGGCGCCGTCCTGATGATGCATTTCAGCCAGAAGGCGGCCCGCCACTTCCCCCACGCGGAAGTGATCGAGCTGCATCACGACCGCAAGCGAGACGCCCCCTCGGGGACCGCCGCCAAGACCGCGCAGATGATCGCCCAGGCGCGCGGCGAGCCTCCCCCGCCCAAGGTGCAGGAGGAGGAGGCGGTGGTGGGATCCCGCGGAGGGACGGTGAGCGGGGTCCGGGTGCACAGCATCCGCCTTCCTGGCCTGATCGCCCACCAGGAGGTCATCTTCGGCGGAGCGGGACAACTCCTGACCATCCGCCACGACTCGTTCAGCGAGGAGTCCTTCATGCCCGGCCTGCTCCTGGCTGTCCGGCGGGTGATGGAGCTGCGCGGCCTGGTATACGGACTGGAGCACCTCCTCGACCTCTAG
- a CDS encoding aspartate-semialdehyde dehydrogenase, which translates to MQLEIGRETEASEIARARIVAADGLRVGVVGATGIVGREIIRVLGQRRFPLAGLRLFATARSAGRRLVVGDTEVEIEETSAEGLCQQDLVLFAGGDDASRHFAWTVAEAGGVVVDNSSTWRMDPRVPLVIPEVNAHTLRTHRGVVANPNCTATVLVLALHPLHRAAGVRRAVVATYQSASGGGADTVRALLEQTRALLDDPEALAAGDLERIESLAGTRNPLAFNVTPQWKWGRDGYTEEELKIVAETHKIMEADFPILPTTVRVPVLVGHLVAVHVDLERPLPPEEARRILAASPGVVVVDAPQEERFPTPLATAGEDTISVGRIRPDPFNPSGLLLVAAGDNLRKGAALNAVQIAETLLEQRLLRRGAAAS; encoded by the coding sequence ATGCAGCTTGAGATCGGGAGAGAGACGGAGGCTTCGGAGATCGCACGGGCGCGCATCGTGGCAGCGGACGGGCTTCGCGTCGGGGTTGTCGGGGCCACGGGGATCGTCGGCCGGGAGATCATTCGGGTCCTGGGGCAGCGGAGGTTTCCGCTGGCGGGGCTGCGCCTCTTTGCCACAGCGCGCTCCGCCGGGCGGCGTCTGGTTGTCGGTGACACCGAGGTAGAGATCGAGGAGACCTCGGCGGAAGGGCTGTGCCAGCAGGACCTGGTGCTGTTCGCGGGAGGAGACGACGCCAGCCGGCATTTCGCCTGGACGGTGGCGGAGGCCGGGGGTGTGGTCGTCGACAACTCCTCCACCTGGCGCATGGACCCCCGGGTGCCGCTGGTCATCCCCGAGGTCAACGCACACACCCTGCGCACCCACCGGGGCGTGGTGGCTAATCCCAACTGCACCGCTACCGTGCTGGTGCTGGCCCTGCATCCCCTGCACCGGGCCGCGGGCGTGCGTCGCGCGGTGGTGGCCACCTACCAGTCGGCCTCGGGCGGAGGAGCGGACACAGTACGAGCGCTCCTGGAGCAGACACGGGCCCTCCTGGACGACCCGGAGGCGCTGGCAGCGGGCGACCTGGAGCGCATCGAGTCCCTGGCCGGCACGCGGAACCCACTGGCCTTCAACGTCACCCCGCAGTGGAAGTGGGGGCGGGACGGCTACACGGAGGAGGAGCTGAAGATCGTCGCCGAGACCCACAAGATCATGGAGGCGGACTTCCCCATTCTGCCCACCACGGTGCGCGTGCCCGTGCTGGTGGGCCACCTGGTGGCTGTGCACGTGGATCTGGAGCGCCCCCTGCCGCCGGAGGAGGCGCGCCGCATCCTGGCGGCGAGCCCGGGGGTGGTAGTGGTGGACGCTCCGCAGGAGGAGCGGTTCCCCACACCTCTGGCGACTGCCGGGGAGGATACCATCTCCGTGGGCCGGATCAGGCCCGACCCATTCAACCCCTCGGGACTGCTGCTGGTGGCGGCCGGGGATAACCTGCGCAAGGGGGCGGCGCTGAACGCGGTGCAAATCGCCGAGACGCTGCTGGAGCAGCGCCTCCTGCGGCGGGGCGCGGCAGCGTCGTAG
- a CDS encoding ABC transporter permease has protein sequence MSARGRLIATLLGAGAVAFFASALQRLGLNPLSLLEAGLLAMTPLALAAVGECLNEKAGVVNIGLEGILLISAITGVWAAEIFGSGTAGLLGGLVTGAVIGLVLGLVSVYGRADQIIAGMGLNIFALGFGPFLLISLWAFPGIHLFPEELMVPRLRTPIGGISPVTIAAVAVAVLAHLLLHRTVLGFRILAVGEKPEAVDVAGLRVDRLRLLTSTLGGALCGAGGAFLPLAWFGGVVKEISAGRGFIALACVVFAGLEPLLALGAAFLFGFAEGFSYAVAVTPGVKERIPFYFVSMVPYVTTLVVVALVIGQRRFPRTIGRPYVRE, from the coding sequence CGCTGCTGGAGGCGGGCCTGCTGGCCATGACCCCGCTGGCGCTGGCCGCCGTCGGCGAATGCCTTAACGAGAAGGCAGGGGTGGTGAACATCGGACTGGAGGGCATCCTCCTGATCAGCGCCATCACCGGGGTGTGGGCGGCGGAGATCTTCGGCAGCGGCACGGCTGGGTTGCTGGGAGGGCTGGTCACCGGCGCGGTCATTGGGCTGGTTCTGGGGCTGGTCAGCGTCTACGGTCGGGCAGACCAGATCATCGCTGGCATGGGTCTCAACATCTTCGCCCTGGGCTTCGGCCCCTTCTTGCTGATCAGCCTGTGGGCCTTCCCCGGAATCCACCTCTTTCCGGAGGAGTTGATGGTGCCCCGCCTGCGGACGCCGATTGGCGGCATCAGCCCGGTGACCATCGCCGCCGTGGCCGTCGCTGTCCTGGCCCACCTCCTCCTGCACCGCACGGTGCTTGGGTTTCGCATCCTGGCCGTGGGGGAGAAGCCGGAGGCGGTGGATGTGGCCGGCCTGCGGGTGGACCGGCTGCGGCTGCTCACCAGTACGCTGGGCGGGGCGCTGTGCGGTGCGGGCGGGGCCTTCCTCCCCCTGGCCTGGTTTGGAGGAGTGGTGAAAGAGATCTCCGCCGGCCGGGGCTTCATCGCCCTGGCCTGCGTGGTCTTTGCCGGCCTGGAGCCGCTCCTGGCCCTGGGCGCAGCCTTCCTCTTCGGCTTCGCCGAGGGGTTCTCCTACGCTGTCGCCGTCACCCCCGGGGTCAAGGAGCGGATCCCGTTCTACTTCGTCAGCATGGTGCCGTACGTGACCACCCTGGTGGTGGTTGCCCTGGTCATCGGCCAGCGCCGCTTTCCCCGCACCATCGGCCGACCTTATGTTCGGGAGTGA
- the dapG gene encoding aspartate kinase — MGIIVQKFGGVLLATPEGRRQVTAEVIAARQAGHQVVVVASAIGREGDPYSTDTLLGLVQRVDPDVSPRTLDLLLSCGEIISTALLAHTLERADVPAVALTGYQAGIETTGEFGEARILRVNPAAVRRHLEAGRTAVVAGFQGITADGEVTTLGRGGSDTTAVALGAALGADLVEIYKDVDGVMTADPKVVPQARVIREISYDEVSQMAALGARIIHPRAADIGRAHGVRVVIKQLGSTTGGTLLVRGPELGVPISDGRPVIALAHLPDVVQLRLQRRPGETQDQPLRALQRLAAEGISIDLITLMPDVLAFTVKEEVYERAAGLLRGEGYEVTITRPCAKVSIIGAGMRGVPGVMARVLRALQRAEAEVLQTADSHTTISCLVRREQMERALRALHDEFGLGEQVTSEQEAPG; from the coding sequence ATGGGCATCATCGTCCAGAAGTTCGGTGGGGTCCTGCTGGCCACGCCCGAGGGACGCCGCCAGGTGACCGCGGAGGTCATCGCCGCCCGCCAGGCGGGCCACCAGGTCGTGGTCGTCGCCTCGGCCATCGGACGGGAGGGCGACCCCTACTCCACCGACACCCTGCTCGGCCTGGTCCAGCGGGTAGATCCCGACGTCTCCCCCCGCACCCTGGACCTGCTTCTCTCCTGCGGGGAGATCATCTCCACGGCCCTGCTGGCCCACACCCTGGAACGGGCGGATGTCCCCGCGGTGGCCCTGACGGGATATCAGGCCGGCATCGAGACGACCGGCGAGTTCGGCGAGGCGCGCATCCTGAGGGTCAACCCGGCGGCGGTACGCCGCCACCTGGAGGCGGGGCGCACCGCGGTGGTTGCCGGCTTCCAGGGCATCACCGCAGATGGCGAGGTGACGACGCTGGGGCGGGGGGGCAGCGATACCACCGCGGTGGCCCTGGGAGCGGCGCTGGGCGCTGACCTGGTGGAGATCTACAAGGACGTGGACGGGGTGATGACCGCCGATCCCAAGGTGGTGCCCCAGGCCCGGGTGATCCGGGAGATCTCCTACGACGAGGTCTCCCAGATGGCGGCGCTCGGTGCCAGGATCATCCACCCGCGCGCTGCGGACATCGGCCGGGCGCACGGCGTACGCGTGGTGATCAAACAACTCGGCTCGACGACAGGAGGGACACTGTTGGTGCGCGGACCGGAACTGGGCGTTCCCATCAGCGACGGGCGCCCCGTCATCGCCCTGGCCCACCTCCCCGACGTGGTGCAGCTGCGGCTGCAGCGGCGGCCGGGGGAGACGCAGGATCAGCCGTTGCGCGCCCTGCAGCGGTTGGCCGCGGAGGGCATCAGCATCGACCTGATCACCCTGATGCCGGATGTCCTGGCCTTCACGGTGAAGGAGGAGGTGTACGAGCGCGCCGCCGGCCTGCTGCGCGGGGAAGGGTACGAGGTGACCATCACCCGGCCCTGCGCCAAGGTCTCCATCATCGGCGCGGGCATGCGGGGGGTGCCGGGGGTGATGGCCCGGGTGCTGCGGGCCCTGCAGCGGGCCGAGGCGGAGGTGCTGCAGACTGCGGACTCACACACCACCATCTCCTGCCTGGTGCGGCGGGAGCAGATGGAGCGGGCGCTGCGGGCGCTGCACGACGAGTTCGGGCTGGGCGAGCAGGTGACCTCCGAGCAGGAGGCGCCGGGCTGA